One Streptomyces sp. B21-105 genomic region harbors:
- a CDS encoding 3'-5' exonuclease, producing MSWHLGRLAGFDTESTGVDVEEDRIVTACIVEVGGKLPATPANWLLNPGIDIPEQAAAIHGITTERARAEGQNPAEGIAQIIAALTQVVLAGTPVVIMNAPYDLTLLDREARRYGIKTLSDTVGSDLRVVDPKVIDKALDMYRKGKRTLTDLCAHYQVKLDGAHTADADAVAACRVAWRLGQKYPKLASLSLEELHAQQIDWHAVWAADFQQHLRSKGKSDVIDGSWPLRPVGGAA from the coding sequence ATGAGTTGGCATCTCGGCCGCTTGGCCGGCTTCGACACCGAATCGACGGGCGTCGACGTCGAGGAGGACCGCATCGTCACCGCCTGCATCGTCGAGGTCGGCGGGAAACTCCCGGCCACCCCCGCGAACTGGCTCCTCAACCCCGGCATCGACATCCCGGAGCAGGCCGCCGCAATCCATGGCATCACCACAGAACGCGCCCGGGCGGAAGGCCAGAACCCGGCGGAGGGCATCGCCCAGATCATCGCCGCCCTCACACAAGTCGTCCTCGCCGGGACACCGGTCGTCATCATGAACGCCCCCTACGACCTGACCCTCCTCGACCGGGAGGCCCGCCGCTACGGCATCAAAACCCTGTCGGACACCGTCGGCTCGGACCTGCGCGTCGTCGACCCGAAGGTCATCGACAAGGCGCTCGACATGTACCGCAAGGGCAAGCGCACCCTCACCGACCTGTGCGCCCACTACCAGGTCAAGCTGGACGGCGCGCACACGGCAGACGCTGATGCTGTCGCCGCCTGCCGGGTCGCCTGGCGGCTGGGACAGAAGTACCCGAAGCTCGCCAGCCTGTCCCTCGAGGAACTCCACGCCCAGCAGATCGACTGGCATGCCGTGTGGGCCGCGGACTTCCAGCAGCACTTGCGCAGCAAGGGCAAGTCGGACGTCATCGACGGCTCGTGGCCGCTGCGCCCGGTCGGGGGTGCGGCATGA
- a CDS encoding type II toxin-antitoxin system Phd/YefM family antitoxin, translated as MTVMAVSSYAVPMSDRPTVHENQIAEARNVLGEVIARARFAGEPTVLINRKKKAGAIVSYEDFATLWELRSYLEELQETAGPDAAHKARIIDEALAIAKRRALDSS; from the coding sequence GTGACCGTCATGGCCGTCAGCAGTTACGCTGTGCCAATGAGCGACCGTCCGACCGTGCACGAGAACCAGATCGCCGAAGCGCGCAATGTGCTCGGTGAGGTCATCGCGCGCGCCCGCTTCGCTGGCGAGCCGACGGTTCTCATCAACCGCAAGAAGAAGGCCGGCGCGATCGTCAGCTACGAGGACTTCGCCACGCTGTGGGAGCTGCGCAGCTACCTGGAGGAGTTGCAGGAGACGGCTGGCCCGGATGCCGCGCACAAGGCGCGCATCATTGACGAGGCGCTCGCCATCGCCAAGCGTCGAGCTCTCGACTCGTCCTGA
- a CDS encoding helix-turn-helix domain-containing protein — protein MTGIPTRGNARIRLREQAGRLYIEGCTIASTARQISRSYGCTRTLLLEAGVRLRRPGGHRMTSFRSQ, from the coding sequence ATGACCGGCATCCCCACCCGCGGCAACGCCCGTATCCGCCTCCGCGAACAAGCAGGCCGCCTCTACATCGAAGGCTGCACCATCGCCTCCACCGCCCGCCAGATCAGCCGCTCCTACGGCTGCACCCGAACCCTCCTCCTCGAAGCCGGCGTCCGGTTGCGCAGGCCCGGCGGCCACCGCATGACCAGCTTCCGCAGCCAGTAG
- a CDS encoding WhiB family transcriptional regulator, producing MIRTSYSAPDTAERAEQWRQDAACARPEYKDQRDIWFAPTNRQSDIVLAKSICKTLCPVRAECLAAAVLGLVLAGCTDDRPQGPAGQVVAKDTDRDCHTTTTGTGKKRRTHQSCDTEYELTTRDKQGREHEFKVSSSVYDNCRRGSAYPGCIDR from the coding sequence ATGATCCGCACCAGCTACAGCGCGCCCGACACTGCGGAACGCGCCGAACAGTGGCGGCAGGACGCTGCATGCGCCCGCCCCGAATACAAGGACCAGCGCGACATCTGGTTCGCACCCACCAACCGGCAATCCGACATCGTGCTCGCCAAGTCCATCTGCAAAACGCTCTGCCCGGTCCGCGCCGAGTGCCTCGCCGCCGCCGTCCTTGGTCTCGTCCTCGCGGGCTGCACCGACGACCGCCCGCAAGGGCCGGCCGGGCAGGTCGTCGCGAAGGACACCGACCGTGACTGCCACACGACGACGACCGGCACCGGGAAGAAGCGCCGCACGCATCAGTCGTGTGACACCGAGTACGAGCTGACGACCCGCGACAAGCAGGGCCGCGAGCACGAGTTCAAGGTGTCGTCGTCCGTCTACGACAACTGCCGTCGCGGCTCCGCCTACCCGGGCTGCATCGACCGCTGA
- a CDS encoding SAM-dependent methyltransferase: MKFTLPPRVPNGYTLLDICCKQGLASYGYYLAGFDIVGVDREPQPRYPFPFIQKDLRDLDPDWIAGNFNGAAGSPPCWDHSDLKHRTGLSYEDFIPETRALFEASGLPYVIENVEGAPLKDPLTLCGTMFDGLRVSRHRLFESNLPLYAPRPCPKKHPLHYTLDKRKDHYGQLDEWTAFVSVNGGGNCTKAAAEDAMGVPSGWATKDGLNQGVPPAYTRWIGEQLADHLAAAEGVAA, from the coding sequence GTGAAGTTCACCCTGCCCCCGCGCGTCCCGAACGGGTACACGCTCCTCGACATCTGCTGCAAGCAGGGCCTCGCGTCCTACGGCTACTACCTCGCCGGGTTCGACATCGTCGGAGTCGACCGGGAACCGCAGCCCCGCTACCCGTTCCCGTTCATCCAAAAGGATCTCCGCGACCTCGACCCCGACTGGATCGCAGGGAACTTCAACGGCGCGGCCGGCTCCCCGCCGTGCTGGGACCACTCGGACCTGAAGCACCGCACCGGCCTCTCGTATGAGGACTTCATCCCCGAGACCCGCGCTCTCTTCGAGGCGTCCGGCCTTCCGTATGTGATCGAGAACGTCGAGGGTGCGCCGCTGAAGGACCCGCTCACCCTGTGCGGAACGATGTTCGACGGGCTCCGCGTCAGCAGGCACCGCCTCTTCGAATCCAACCTGCCTCTGTACGCGCCCCGCCCGTGCCCGAAAAAGCACCCCCTCCACTACACCCTCGACAAACGCAAAGACCACTACGGCCAGCTCGACGAGTGGACCGCGTTCGTGTCCGTCAACGGCGGCGGCAACTGCACGAAGGCTGCGGCCGAGGACGCGATGGGTGTCCCGTCCGGGTGGGCGACGAAGGACGGCCTCAACCAGGGTGTGCCGCCCGCGTACACGCGGTGGATCGGCGAGCAGCTGGCCGACCACCTGGCCGCCGCCGAGGGGGTGGCGGCATGA
- a CDS encoding PD-(D/E)XK nuclease-like domain-containing protein, which produces MTITVQAGTVVPAAGPGITEPGIYQMTNEAYHADRGSLSSSGARMLLPPSCPALFRHAQDTPQQPKKTFELGTAAHKLVLGEGPDLVQVDADKWTTAAVKAEVAAIHDEGGVPLKPAEYQQVHDMADALRRHPVASVLFDPARGRPEQSLFWRDRPTGIMRRARFDWLPDARSGRLIIPDYKTCRSAEPNALARAVEEFGYHQQDDWYRAAARALDLADDSAAFVFVCQEKTAPYVVTVVEMDAEARRIGAARNRRALEVFAECTESGVWPGYSDEIAYLSLPHWAAIRDTEEYL; this is translated from the coding sequence GTGACCATCACCGTGCAGGCCGGGACCGTGGTCCCGGCCGCCGGCCCCGGCATCACCGAACCCGGCATCTACCAAATGACCAACGAGGCCTACCACGCCGACCGCGGCAGCCTCTCCTCCAGCGGCGCCCGCATGCTGCTCCCCCCGTCGTGCCCCGCCCTCTTCCGGCACGCACAGGACACCCCGCAGCAGCCGAAGAAAACGTTCGAACTCGGCACCGCCGCACACAAGCTCGTCCTCGGTGAAGGCCCCGACCTCGTCCAAGTCGACGCCGACAAATGGACCACCGCCGCAGTCAAAGCCGAAGTCGCCGCGATCCACGACGAAGGCGGCGTCCCGCTCAAGCCGGCCGAGTACCAGCAGGTCCACGACATGGCCGACGCCCTGCGCCGCCACCCCGTCGCCTCAGTCCTCTTCGACCCCGCCCGCGGCCGACCCGAGCAGTCCCTGTTCTGGCGCGACCGCCCCACCGGCATCATGCGCCGCGCCCGCTTCGACTGGCTCCCCGACGCCCGGTCCGGCCGGCTCATCATCCCCGACTACAAGACCTGCCGCAGCGCCGAACCGAACGCCCTGGCCCGCGCGGTGGAGGAGTTCGGATACCACCAGCAAGACGACTGGTACCGGGCCGCCGCACGGGCCCTCGACCTCGCCGACGACTCCGCCGCATTCGTCTTCGTCTGCCAGGAGAAGACCGCCCCCTACGTGGTGACGGTCGTCGAGATGGACGCCGAGGCCCGCCGTATCGGCGCCGCCCGTAACCGGCGCGCCCTCGAAGTCTTCGCCGAGTGCACCGAGTCGGGCGTCTGGCCCGGCTACAGCGACGAGATCGCCTACCTCTCCCTGCCCCACTGGGCTGCCATCCGTGACACCGAGGAGTACCTGTGA